The following proteins come from a genomic window of Trifolium pratense cultivar HEN17-A07 linkage group LG4, ARS_RC_1.1, whole genome shotgun sequence:
- the LOC123920862 gene encoding uncharacterized protein LOC123920862, translated as MSNVKHHFKILNITGDNYITWNNNLTEYLACEGLDKILEGDNAEVQTADSQELAMKKSKVNRIIKHHLDDGLQTEYSNAKDPKILWDKLKARFGHQRKVLLPSLMDQWNKLRFQDYKSVVAYNSAMHQIIAQLEFCGVAITEEQKLEKTFSTFHASQVLLQQQYRMRGFTEYSDLVAALLVAEQNNELLIKNHQTRPTGTIAYPEINATTFNRGRGGHNRHKGRGGKAHFDGRGRNHGRNHFRGRGRGRGYVNNYRPPKYDQNNKNHQGKGKYIQEGPSRNRDDICFRCGKNGHWSKTCRTPEHLCKKYRASVEEKGKEVRHGTCQRHLHPGQWNYPHDPQK; from the exons ATGTCAAACGTTAAGCATCATTTCAAAATTCTAAACATAACCGGAGATAATTACATAACATGGAACAACAACTTAACTGAGTACCTTGCATGTGAGGGGCTCGATAAAATTCTAGAAGGAGATAATGCAGAGGTGCAAACAGCTGACTCACAGGAATTAGCAATGAAAAAATCGAAAGTAAATCGGATAATTAAACACCACCTTGATGATGGATTACAAACAGAATATTCAAATGCCAAGGATCCCAAAATACTATGGGACAAACTTAAGGCAAGATTTGGACATCAGAGGAAAGTCCTGTTACCTTCATTAATGGATCAGTGGAACAAATTAAGGTTCCAAGATTATAAAAGTGTTGTTGCATATAACTCTGCCATGCACCAAATTATTGCACAATTAGAATTTTGCGGTGTGGCTATAACTGAAGAACAGAAATtggaaaaaacattttcaacttTCCATGCATCCCAAGTATTGTTGCAACAACAATATAGAATGAGGGGATTTACTGAGTACTCTGATTTGGTCGCAGCTCTTTTGGTGGCAGAACAAAACAATGAGCTCTTGATAAAAAACCACCAGACACGTCCCACAGGAACAATAGCATACCCCGAAATAAATGCAACAACATTTAATCGTGGGCGTGGTGGCCATAATCGTCATAAAGGACGAGGGGGTAAAGCTCATTTTGATGGTCGAGGCAGAAATCACGGTCGAAACCACTTTCGTGGTAGAGGTCGTGGACGAGGATATGTGAATAATTATAGGCCTCCTAAATATGACCAAAATAATAAGAATCATCAAGGTAAAGGTAAATATATCCAAGAAGGTCCCTCAAGGAACCGTGATGATATCTGTTTTAGATGCGGAAAGAATGGACATTGGTCTAAGACGTGTAGGACACCAGAACACCTGTGTAAAAAATACAGGGCATCTGTTgaagaaaagggaaaggaa gtCAGACATGGAACATGTCAAAGACATTTGCATCCCGGACAGTGGAACTACCCACACGATCCTCAAAagtaa
- the LOC123920861 gene encoding uncharacterized protein LOC123920861, translating into MEAKVSNQIFSYDFCSFISTLSSSWMALFSLFMLFSIYLVGFGFLISSIYTSLVVIFSTFLYVVSKQKRVNVDKLVEEKFLISSDDDDDNDKSFSDHCESFASTDPLHKVETSQDLLSSESQEDYLLSSEGSEVDQSYDYSDGSISDEESLIEIALPSGHYVDMQKDKSKYFNEQILMELLSEFNEVIEEENLIEIDISMGSIKYSRFEIKA; encoded by the coding sequence ATGGAAGCCAAAGTTTctaatcaaatattttcttatgatTTTTGCTCATTCATAAGCACACTCTCATCTTCATGGATGGCTCTTTTTTCACTCTTTATGCTTTTTTCCATTTACCTTGTTGGATTTGGTTTTTTAATATCTTCCATTTACACATCTTTGGTAGtaattttttcaacttttcTCTATGTTGTTTCAAAGCAAAAAAGAGTAAATGTTGATAAATTAGTTGAAGAAAAGTTTCTTATTAgttctgatgatgatgacgacaACGACAAAAGTTTTTCAGATCATTGTGAAAGTTTTGCATCAACTGATCCATTGCACAAAGTTGAAACATCACAAGATTTGTTATCAAGTGAAAGCCAAGAAGATTATTTGTTAAGTTCTGAAGGATCTGAAGTGGATCAGAGTTATGATTATTCAGATGGATCAATTTCTGATGAAGAAAGTCTCATTGAAATTGCACTTCCAAGTGGACACTATGTTGATATGCAGAAAGATAAGTCAAAGTATTTCAATGAACAAATTCTTATGGAGTTGTTATCAGAATTCAATGAAGTGATTGAGGAAGAAAACTTAATAGAGATTGATATATCCATGGGTTCCATCAAGTACTCAAGGTTTGAAATTAAagcatga
- the LOC123921278 gene encoding fasciclin-like arabinogalactan protein 2, with product MKKQLAPLVLFSLTLLISLIHSTTAGAATSGSHNITRILAKHPGFSTFNHYLTITHLADEINRRQTITILAIDNAAMSSLLDKHLSVSTLKNVLSLHVLVDYFGAKKLHQITNGTTLVSSMFQATGSAAGTAGYVNVTNLKGGKVGFAAEDNDGLHSFYVKSIEELPYVISVLEISQPLSSADAEAPTAAPSDIDLIAIMSKQGCKAFADLLRVSKALPTFKETVDGGLTVFCPTDSAVNGFSAKYKNLTDSKKVSLLLYHGVPVYQSLQMLKSNNGIMNTLATEGANKYDFTVQNDGEDVNLETKVNTANIIGTLIDQDPFVVYKINKVLMPRELFKGVKEDLAPAESPKPAKKKKTTKKGKAPAADEDADSPADGPDADADSDDEKAADDNGVSGLNQGFRFVMVFFSLFIGFLVL from the coding sequence ATGAAGAAGCAACTAGCACCACTTGTTCTATTCTCTCTCACACTACTAATCTCACTCATTCATTCCACCACCGCCGGTGCCGCCACCTCCGGCAGCCACAATATCACCCGCATTCTAGCCAAACACCCTGGATTTTCCACCTTCAACCACTACCTAACCATCACTCACCTAGCCGATGAAATCAACCGCCGTCAAACCATAACAATCCTCGCCATCGACAATGCCGCCATGTCATCCCTCCTCGACAAACACCTCTCCGTCAGCACTCTCAAAAATGTCCTCTCCCTCCATGTCTTAGTCGACTACTTTGGCGCCAAAAAACTTCATCAAATCACCAACGGTACAACTCTCGTTTCCTCCATGTTTCAAGCAACCGGATCCGCCGCCGGAACTGCCGGTTACGTCAATGTAACAAATCTAAAAGGTGGTAAAGTCGGGTTTGCAGCTGAAGATAACGACGGATTACACTCATTCTACGTAAAATCCATTGAAGAACTTCCTTACGTCATCTCCGTTCTTGAAATCAGTCAACCTTTAAGCTCAGCCGACGCCGAAGCACCGACGGCAGCGCCTAGCGATATCGATTTAATCGCAATTATGTCAAAACAAGGTTGCAAAGCATTCGCTGATTTGTTACGCGTTTCAAAAGCACTTCCAACTTTCAAAGAAACCGTAGACGGAGGTTTAACTGTTTTCTGTCCAACTGACAGCGCCGTTAACGGTTTTTCAGCAAAATACAAAAACCTAACAGATTCTAAAAAAGTTTCACTTCTGTTATATCACGGAGTTCCCGTTTACCAATCGTTACAAATGTTGAAATCAAATAACGGAATTATGAACACATTAGCAACAGAAGGTGCTAACAAATACGATTTCACAGTTCAAAATGACGGTGAAGATGTTAATCTAGAAACAAAAGTCAACACCGCGAATATCATCGGAACTTTGATAGATCAAGATCCATTTGTGGTTTATAAGATTAACAAAGTTTTGATGCCTAGAGAATTGTTTAAGGGAGTGAAAGAAGATTTAGCACCTGCTGAATCACCTAAACCagcgaagaagaagaaaacaactAAGAAAGGTAAGGCACCGGCGGCGGATGAAGATGCTGATTCACCGGCGGATGGACCAGATGCGGATGCGGATTCCGATGATGAGAAAGCTGCTGATGATAATGGAGTCAGTGGATTAAATCAAGGGTTCAGATTCGTTATGGTAtttttcagtttatttattgGGTTTTTGGTTCTataa